GGTGTGGTGGGGGTGGGGCTCGCGTTGGCGACGACGCGGGCGGTGATGTCGCATCGTGCCGTGGTGCTCGCGGCGGACCGGGAGGAGCTGCTGGCGGGGCTGGCGGCCCTCGCCGAGGGGCGGGAACATCCACGGGTCGTCACCGGCGAGAGCACGGGTCCGGCAGGTGAAGTGGCGTTCCTGTTCGCTGGGCAGGGCAGCCAGCGTCCGGGGATGGGTCGGGACCTGTACGCGGCGTTCCCGGTGTTCCGCGAGGCGCTCGACGAGGCCTGCGCCGTGCTCGACCCGCTGCTGCGCGACGAGCTCGCCGCCGTGGGGGTCGGGTCGCTGCGCGAGATCATGTTCGCGGCGGACGGCGGCGTGCTCGCCGACGCGTTGGGGCGGACGGTGTTCACGCAGGCGGCGCTGTTCGCGTTCGAGTCCGCGCTGTACCGGCAGGTCACCGCCTGGGGGATCCAGCCGGACCACCTCGCCGGGCACTCGGTCGGCGAGATCACCGCCGCATACGCCGCGGAGGTGCTGTCACTGCCGGACGCGGCCGCGCTCGTGGCCGCGCGGGGTCGGCTGATGAACTCCCTACCCGACGGCGGCGCCATGACCTCGGTCCAGGCCTCGGAAGCGCAGGTCACGTCGGTGCTGGCGGAGATCGGCGGCGTGGTGGCGATCGCCGCCGTCAACGCCCCGGACTCCGTGGTCGTCTCCGGCGAGCACACCGCCGTCGAGGCCGCCGCCCGCGCGTTGGAGAGCCAGGGATTGAAGACCCGCCGGCTGCGGGTGAGCCACGCGTTCCACTCCCCGCTGATGGACCCGATGCTCGACGAGTTCCGCACGGTCCTCACCAGCCTGACCTACCACGCCCCACGCATCCCGATCGTCTCCACCCTCACCGGCACGACCACCACCGACGAGGACCTCACCACACCCGAGTACTGGACACGCCACGCCCGCGACGCCGTCCGCTTCACCCACGCCATCACCACCCTGCACGACCAGGGCACACGCAGCTACCTCGAACTCGGCCCCGACAACTCCCTGACCACCCTCGCCAGCCGCACCCTTACCGACCACGACGACCACCAGGCCGAGGCCGAGGTCCATCTCGTCCCCGCGCAGCGCCGCAACCAGGCCGAGTCCACGGCCCTGCTGCGTGCCGTGGCCGCCCTGCACACCACCGGCACCAGCCCACACTGGCCCGCCCTCTACCCCCAGGGGACCCCCACCACCGACCTACCCACCTACCCCTTCCAGCACAAGCACTACTGGCTGCCCACCGACGCTCACCTCACCGGAGCGGCGACAGGGCATCCGCTGCTCGACCAGGTGGTGGAGCTCGCCGACTCGGGCGGCATCGTCTTCAGCGGCAGTGTGTCGTTGGCGGCGCAGCCCTGGCTCGCCGACCACACCATCCACGGCACCACCCTCTTCCCCGGCACCGGCCTGCTCGAACTCGCCCTCCACGCCGCCCTGCACACCGGCACCAACACCGTCGACGAACTCACCCTCCACACCCCCCTCACCCTCACACCCACCGACACCCACCACCTCCAACTCACCCTCACACCCCCCGACACCACCGGCCACCGCACCCTCACCATCCACACCCGCCCCACCACACCACCCCCGACCACCCCTGGACCCACCACGCCACCGGCACCATCCCCCCACCCCAAAACCACCAACCCACACCCAACCCCGACCCCGCCCCCACCCCCTGGCCACCACCCCACACCCACCCCATCGACCTCACCCACCACTACAACACCCTCACCACCCACGGCCTCGACTACGGCCCCACCTTCCAAAACCTCACCGCCGCCTGGCACGACGACACCACCCTCTACGCCACCCTCACCCTCCCCGACACCCTCCCCGACACCCACCGCTACACCATCCACCCCGCCTCCTCGACGCCGCCCTCCACACCCTCACCCTCACCACCCCCACCCACACCCCCAACCCCAACCCCACCACCCCCAACCTCCCCTTCACCTTCACCACCACCCAAACCCACACCACCGCCACCCCCACCGCCCACGCCACCATCACCCCCACCACCCCCACCACCGCCACCATCCACCTCACCGACCCCACCGGAACCCCCCTCACCACCATCCACACCCTCACCACCCGCCCCGCCACCAAAAACCACATCGACACCGCCGCGGCGGCCGGCTCGGCCGATTCCCTGTACACCCTGAGCTGGGTACCGGTATCCGCGACCGGCACGGAGGCGGTACCCGTCTACGCCGACATCGCCGACGTGCTGGCGGACTCCGCCCGCGCCGCCTCGGTCGCAGTGCCGTTCGCCGCCGCACCCGGCCTGCCCACGCCGGAGTCAGTGCACGAGCTCACCCATCGGGCCCTCGCCGCCGCCCAGCGGTGGCTGGCCGACGAGGGCACCGCCGACACCCAGCTCGTCGCCGTCACCCACCGCGCGGTCGCCGCCGATCCCGCGGAGGATGTGCGGGACCTGGCCGGTGCCGCGGTGTGGGGCCTGCTGCGGTCGGCCCAGACCGAGAACCCGGATCGCATCACCCTGGTTGACCTCGACGAGGCCACCGCCGCCGACCCCGAGCGCCGGGCCACCGCCCTCGCCGCCGCCGTCGCCGCTGGCGAACCCCAGGTCGCCGTCCGTGACGGCCGACTGCTGGCGCCCCGACTGCGCCGCGCCGCGGCGGGCGCGGCGACACCCGCGGTTTGGGACCCCGAAGGCACCGTTCTGCTCTCCGGCGCCACCGGCGCCCTGGGTTCCCTCGTCGCCCGCCACCTGGTCACCGAACGCGGGGTCCGTCGCCTGCTGCTGGTCAGCCGCCGCGGCCCACACGCCCCCGGCGCCGCCGAGCTCACCGCCGAGCTCACCGCCGCCGGCGCCCACGTCGACGTCGCCGCCTGCGACACCGCCGACCGCGCGGACGTGGAGCGAATGCTGGCCGCCGTCCCGGCCATGCACCCCCTGCAGGCCGTCGTGCACGCGGCGGGAGTCGTGGATGACGGGGTCATCGGCATGCTGACGCCGGAACGGGTGTCCGCGGTGCTGCGGCCCAAGGTCGACGCCGCCTGGCACCTGCACCAGGCCACCGCCCACCTCGACCTCAAGGCCTTCGTCCTCTTCTCGTCCATCGCCGGCACCTACGGCACGGCGGGGCAGGCGAGCTACGCGGCCGGCAACGCGTTCCTCGACGCCCTCGCCACCCACCGCCACGCACACGCCCTACCCGCCACCTCCCTCGCCTGGGGCCCCTGGGCCGACACCGGCATGGCCGCCCAACTCACCACCACCAACCAAACCCGCCTCACCAACACCGGCATGACCCCCCTCCCCCCACACCAAGGCCTCACCCTCTTCGACACCGCCCTCACCCTCGAGGACGCGGTGGTCGCGCCGGTGTCGCTCGACACGGGAACGCTGCGCGGGCTCGGTGACGAGCTCCCCCACCTCCTGCGGGCCCTGGTGCGCCCGCGGGCCCGCCGCGCCGCGACGACCGGCGCCGCGCCCGCGACCCTGGCCCGGGGCCTGGCCGGCCGGCCGGCTGACGAGCGGCGCGCGCTGCTGCTGGACCTCGTCCGGACGCAGATCGCCGCGGCCCTTGGTCTCGACGGTCCGCGCAGCGTGGACGCGCGCAGCAGCCTGAAGGACCTGGGGCTGGACTCGCTGACCGCCGTCGAGCTGCGCAACCGGCTCGGCAAGGCCACCGGCCTGCGGCTACCCGCGACGCTGGTCTTCGACTACCCGTCGGCCACCGCGCTGGCGGACCACCTTCTTCAGGAGTTCGGGGCCGGGCAGGAACTCGGAGCCGGGCAGCCGCCCTCGCCGGCTCAGGCCGCGACCCGGCGACCCGCGGCCGACTCCGCCGGCGGCGCCGACGAACCGATCGCCATCATCGGGATGGCCTGCCGCTATCCCGGCGGGGTGCGCTCGCCGGAGGACCTGTGGCAGCTCGTCATGGCTGGCGGCGACGCGATCACCCAGTTCCCGGCGGACCGGGGCTGGGACCTGACGAACCTGTACGACCCCGACCCGGACCGGCCCGGCACCTCGTATACCCGTGAGGGCGGGTTCCTCCACGACGTGGCCGAGTTCGACGCGGAGTTCTTCGGGATCTCGCCACGCGAAGCACTGGCGATGGACCCACAGCAACGCCTGCTCCTCGAGACCTCCTGGGAAGCGCTCGAACGCGCCGGAATCGACCCGAAAGCACTACGCGGCACCGACACCGGCGTGTTCACCGGGATCATGTACCACGACTACGTCAGCCGGCTACCGGAGATGCCCGGCGAGCTGGAGGGGTACCTGGGCACCGGCAACACCGGCAGCGTCGGCTCCGGCCGCATCTCGTACACCTTCGGCTTCGAGGGTCCGGCCGTGTCGGTGGACACCGCCTGCTCCTCGTCGCTGGTGGCACTGCACCTGGCGATGCGGGCGCTGCGGTCGGGCGAGTGCTCGCTGGCGCTGGCCGGCGGGGTGACCGTGCTGGCTTCGCCGTTCACCTTCGTCGAGTTCAGTCGACAGCGTGCGCTGTCGCCGACCGGCCGCTCGCGGTCGTTCTCGGCCGAGGCGGACGGCACCGGCTGGGCGGAGGGCGCGGGGATACTCCTGGTGGAACGGCTGGCCGACGCCCGACGCAACGGGCATCAGGTGCTCGCCGTGGTCCGCGGCTCGGCGGTCAACCAGGACGGGGCGTCCAATGGTCTGACCGCGCCGAACGGCCCCTCCCAGCAGCGGGTGATCCGGGCCGCGCTGGCCGACGCCCGGCTCGCCCCCGCGGATGTCGACGCGGTGGAGGCACACGGCACCGGCACCCCGCTCGGCGACCCGATCGAGGCCCAGGCGTTGCAGGCCACGTACGGGCGGGAGCGCGCGGGCGGAGACCCGCTGTGGCTGGGTTCGGTGAAGTCGAACATCGGGCACACCCAGGCCGCCGCCGGCGCCGCGTCGGTGATCAAGATGGTGCAGGCGCTGCGGCGCGGGGCGCTGCCGCCGACGTTGCACGCGGGGAACCCGTCCCCACACGTGGACTGGGAGGCGGGCTCCGTGGAGCTGCTGACCGAGACGCGGGAGTGGCCGCGGACCGGAAGGCCGCGCCGGGTGGGCGTCTCCTCGTTCGGGATCAGCGGCACCAATGCGCACGTGATCCTGGAGCAGGCCCCGGGCGAGCCGGACGACGCCGAAGCCTCGGTGCCCGCGCGGGAGCCGTCCGATGCGGATCCGGTCGCCGCGCCGCTGCCGCTGTCGGCCGCCGAGCCCGCGGCGCTGCGCGATCAGGCCCGACGGCTGGCCACGCACCTCTCGCTCAACCCGGGGCTGCGGCGTGCCGATGTGGCGCACGCGCTGGCCACCACCCGCACGGCGCTGCCCCATCGGGCCGTCGTGCTCGGCGAAGGGCTGGACGTGTTGGCGCGGGGCGAGTCGGGGCCGAACGCGGTCACCGGAATCGCCCGGGAGCGGGGCAGGACCGTCTTCGTGTTCCCCGGGCAGGGTTCGCAGTGGCCCGGGATGGCGGTGGGACTACTCGATTCCACGCCGGAGTTCGCCGAGGCGCTGCGCGCGTGCGCGGCCGAGGTCGAACGCCATGTGCCCTGGCGAGTGGAGGACGTACTGCGGGGCGCACCCGGCGCTCCGTCACTCGACCGCATCGAGGTCCTGCAACCGGCGCTGTTCACGGTCAACGTCGCCCTGGCGCGCCTCTGGCAGCACCACGGCATCCACCCCGACGCCGTCATCGGCCATTCCCAGGGTGAGATCGCCGCCGCCCACGTCGCCGGCGCCCTCACCCTGCCCGACGCCGCCCGCGTCGTCGTCGTCCGCTCCCAGCTGTTCGCCGACGAGCTGACCGGACACGGCGCCGTCGCCTCCATCCAGATGTCCGCGGACGACCTCGCCCCCCTGCTGGACACCTACCGCGGCCGGCTGTGGATCGCCGGCGTCAACTCCCCCACCGCCGTGACCGTCGCCGGGGATGACGACGCCCTGGACTCACTGATCGACACCCTCCTCGCCCGGGACGTCCGCGCCCGCGTCATCCCCTCCACCGTCGCCTCCCACAGCCCCAGGGTCGAGCCCCTGCGCCAGCGCATCCTCGACGCCCTCGACTTCGTCCGGCCCCGGCCCGCCACCATCCCCCACTACTCCACCGCCCTGCCCGACACCCTCCTGGCCGGAACCGAACTCACCGCCGACTACTGGTACGACAACTGCCGCAACCCCGTGAACTTCGCCCCCACCATCCACACCCTCCTCAACCAGGGCCACCACACCTACCTCGAGATCAGCACCCACCCCGTCCTCACCGCGGCCATCGAACAGACCGCCGAGGCCCACGGCGCCGACGTCCTCGCTCTGGGCACCCTGCGCCGCGGCGACGGCGGCCCCGAACGCCTCAACACCGCCCTCGCCGAAGCCTGGACCAACGGCCTGCCCGTGACGTGGCCGGCGCCCGCCCACCCGCGCCGGGTGGATCTGCCCACCTATCCCTTCCAGCGCAAGCGGTATTGGGTGGAGGCGCCGGCGGCCACGGCGGCGACCGCGCAGGACGCGGCGGAATCCGGGTTCTGGGAGGCGGTCGAGAACGACGACCTGACCACGCTGGCGGCAACGCTGGAGCTGGACGACGGTGCCGCGCTGAGCGCGGTGCTGCCCGCGCTGGCCACGTGGCGGCGGGGGCGGGTGGCGCGCTCGGCCGCCGATGCCTGGCGGTACAAGGTCGCCTGGCGGCCGGTGACCGAGCCGGCGTCGGTGCGCCTTGCCGGCACCTG
Above is a window of Pseudofrankia saprophytica DNA encoding:
- a CDS encoding polyketide synthase dehydratase domain-containing protein; its protein translation is MDLTHHYNTLTTHGLDYGPTFQNLTAAWHDDTTLYATLTLPDTLPDTHRYTIHPASSTPPSTPSPSPPPPTPPTPTPPPPTSPSPSPPPKPTPPPPPPPTPPSPPPPPPPPPSTSPTPPEPPSPPSTPSPPAPPPKTTSTPPRRPARPIPCTP
- a CDS encoding type I polyketide synthase, translating into MLADSARAASVAVPFAAAPGLPTPESVHELTHRALAAAQRWLADEGTADTQLVAVTHRAVAADPAEDVRDLAGAAVWGLLRSAQTENPDRITLVDLDEATAADPERRATALAAAVAAGEPQVAVRDGRLLAPRLRRAAAGAATPAVWDPEGTVLLSGATGALGSLVARHLVTERGVRRLLLVSRRGPHAPGAAELTAELTAAGAHVDVAACDTADRADVERMLAAVPAMHPLQAVVHAAGVVDDGVIGMLTPERVSAVLRPKVDAAWHLHQATAHLDLKAFVLFSSIAGTYGTAGQASYAAGNAFLDALATHRHAHALPATSLAWGPWADTGMAAQLTTTNQTRLTNTGMTPLPPHQGLTLFDTALTLEDAVVAPVSLDTGTLRGLGDELPHLLRALVRPRARRAATTGAAPATLARGLAGRPADERRALLLDLVRTQIAAALGLDGPRSVDARSSLKDLGLDSLTAVELRNRLGKATGLRLPATLVFDYPSATALADHLLQEFGAGQELGAGQPPSPAQAATRRPAADSAGGADEPIAIIGMACRYPGGVRSPEDLWQLVMAGGDAITQFPADRGWDLTNLYDPDPDRPGTSYTREGGFLHDVAEFDAEFFGISPREALAMDPQQRLLLETSWEALERAGIDPKALRGTDTGVFTGIMYHDYVSRLPEMPGELEGYLGTGNTGSVGSGRISYTFGFEGPAVSVDTACSSSLVALHLAMRALRSGECSLALAGGVTVLASPFTFVEFSRQRALSPTGRSRSFSAEADGTGWAEGAGILLVERLADARRNGHQVLAVVRGSAVNQDGASNGLTAPNGPSQQRVIRAALADARLAPADVDAVEAHGTGTPLGDPIEAQALQATYGRERAGGDPLWLGSVKSNIGHTQAAAGAASVIKMVQALRRGALPPTLHAGNPSPHVDWEAGSVELLTETREWPRTGRPRRVGVSSFGISGTNAHVILEQAPGEPDDAEASVPAREPSDADPVAAPLPLSAAEPAALRDQARRLATHLSLNPGLRRADVAHALATTRTALPHRAVVLGEGLDVLARGESGPNAVTGIARERGRTVFVFPGQGSQWPGMAVGLLDSTPEFAEALRACAAEVERHVPWRVEDVLRGAPGAPSLDRIEVLQPALFTVNVALARLWQHHGIHPDAVIGHSQGEIAAAHVAGALTLPDAARVVVVRSQLFADELTGHGAVASIQMSADDLAPLLDTYRGRLWIAGVNSPTAVTVAGDDDALDSLIDTLLARDVRARVIPSTVASHSPRVEPLRQRILDALDFVRPRPATIPHYSTALPDTLLAGTELTADYWYDNCRNPVNFAPTIHTLLNQGHHTYLEISTHPVLTAAIEQTAEAHGADVLALGTLRRGDGGPERLNTALAEAWTNGLPVTWPAPAHPRRVDLPTYPFQRKRYWVEAPAATAATAQDAAESGFWEAVENDDLTTLAATLELDDGAALSAVLPALATWRRGRVARSAADAWRYKVAWRPVTEPASVRLAGTWLLVVPEGHPEAAELAGRSAGLLERHGAQVARLDVGTAPGRAALASALDGSAAEAPVGVLSLLPLDETPLPGRPALAAGVAGTLLLIQALADAQVSAPLWTVTRGAVATDDADPPAAPVQAQVWALGRTAAVEHPDRWGGLVDLPASPDERALARLAAVLSGAADEDQLAVRDAGLLARRLVRSPLATVPVRRSWAPDGTVLVTGGTGGMGAHTARRLAAMGAHHLLLTADTDLDAAERVALEAEFAAAGTRVTVAVCDVADRGALAALLASVPEDAPLTSVIHAAGDLDAAALADLDPAGLERSLRTRTLGAAHLDELLADTALEGFVLFSSVAGVWGGAAQGGYAAANAYVDALAAHRRARGLRATSVAWGPWADPGTGLDDEEAEAERRAQLRRRGLTPLPSEAAVSALVDALARDETALVLADVDWGRFATAFTAVRSSPLLGELPEAVRAATESGPDGSAAAPGAGPDLVRTLTGLSAADQERMLIDLVRTETAVVLGHSDGEAVDAHRALRDLGFDSLAAVTLRNRLGVATGLKLPTTLVFNHPTPAAVGAFLRTELLPEQPAISLDGELDRLQEVLAGSRLADDTAARGLVAARLRRLLESVTDEPANSEASSPVGDRLESASDDDIFSFIDNELGR